The window GCTTCGAGGTTCCCGTGGATGTCGCTGATCAACGCTCGCTTCACAAAATTCCTCGGTCACCTCACCTGGATGCTAAACCTGCCGGGTGTCATTGTAGTCTGGACTAAATTTGCACGACAATCCCACGCAATTGACTCGGCGAGTTCCCGACAATGCACTCCAAGGCCGAATCTGACGACCAACGACCCATCACCGGTTTGGCTCTCGAAGTCATCGGTCGCGAGGGATCCGTGGCGTTCATTCGTGATGGTGAAGTGGTGCAATCGGCCGACTTACCAAGCGATGTTCGTGCGACCGCGTCCCTGACACCTGCTCTTGAATCGTTGCTGATAAGCATGAACTCAGCAGCAACCGGCTCCAGCACCGGCCAGGCCGAATCGCCACTGCCGACGCAAACGAGTCACCCAGAATTCATCGCAGTTGCCGATGGTCCGGGGTCATTTACCGGTTTGCGTATTGCCGCAGCTACAGCGAAAACATTGGCTTATGCCTGGGGAATTCCCGTGGTGACGTTGGATTCGTTGTCCGTTTTGGCGGCGGCTGTGTTGCCGACGGGAGCTGCTGAGACGGAAGCGTCAGGGGATGATTTGCCTGGCGTCGGCCAGCGAATGATGGTGGGGTTGGATGCTTATCGTGGCCAAATGTTCGTGGGGACATTTGTTGCCACGGAAGCCGGATGGCAATCGGACAAAGAAATCGAACTGCTCGATCGAGACGATTGGCTCGAGACGCTGGAATCGGCCTCGCCCGGAACTTGGTTGACCGGAGACGCGATCAAACCCGGTCTACCGACGGCGCAATTGCGGGTCGTTGGTCGAAAGCAAACTCTGGCTTCCGCTTTGGCAAAACTCGCTCACCAAGAATATTTAGTGGGACAAACCACTGATCCAATGGAAGTGTTGCCGAAGTACTTTCGCCCAAGTGCAGCCGAAGAGAAGGCAGCGTCCTCCAAGTAACCGGTCGAATGTCGACTGGTTTCGAGGCCCCAATCGCCGAACGGATGTTCATTCGTCGGCGTTTGGAACGACCAGATCGGTGATTAGCGAATCGCACTCATGTAGAAGCTGAACATCCGCTCGTCGTCGGTGTCAGCCTTGAGCACTGGGAACGCAAAGTCGAACGCCAGCGGTGCTGGGCCGAGCATCGGGATCGCAACACGAAGACCAAAGCCGGGAGCGACTCGGAAATTGTCCGAGTTGATTTCGATGTCTTGTTCCACTGTTCCGAAGTCAACAAACGCGACGCCTCGGAAAGCATCATCCGCCGTGAGCGGGAACATGTACTCCACCGAGTTCAGCCATTGGAACTGGCCACCGACTTCGACGCCATTGATGACGGGGCTGGCACCACGAAAGTCGAAACCTCGAATCGTTGCATATCCACCGGCAAAGTAGTTTTCAAAGATCGGTGTTTCGTCGCCGCTGAATCCAAGCTGAACGCTGTACGAAAGTGTTTGCTTGCCCGAACCGTCGGCACGTTCGCGAAGCAGCAAGTATTTTCGGTACTCGGCTTCGAAGGTGGAGTATTCGTAATCGCCGAACGTTTGTTCGAAGCTCAACTCAAAGTAGTGGCCGCGACTAGGTTGCAGTGGGCTGTTTCGAGTGTCGTGGATCAAAGAAGCCATTCCGCTGTACAGGCCGTTGTCTCCCAGCACGTCATTCAGCTCAGGCACCGTGTTGACGCGTGGGTCGGTGATCTCAACGTTTTGGCCGCTCACGCCCAGTGACACGGAAAGGTCAGGTGTCACGCGATAGCCAAAGCTGATCCGGCCGCCGAGACGATTCTCGTCCCAGTCGTCAAAGTTGCGGTCGTACAAGAATCCACTGAGCGACATGCTGATCGGCAGATAACCCAGCAGGTTTGGGTCGGCGAACTGGGCCGTGTAGCGTTGGTAGTCGCTACCAGGAGCAGCTTCCAATCGAAATGTCTGCCCGGCACCGCGGAATGCGGTTCCGCTGAACAGATCGCCAAACGAACGTGGCCAACGACTGATATCGAAGTTACGTTCGTCGACTGTGATTTGGCCGGTGACACCAGCATCACTGTTGACCGCACCGCCGAACATCAATCGTCCGGTTCGAGCAGGGTAGCCCTGGATAATCAGATCGGCTTCACGAACGGTGGGTTGATTGACAACGGGAGGTGCCAAGTTGGGCGACGATGGAAAGCTTCCCTGCAACGGCCCTGGCAATGCACCACCTTGGTAGACGTCGCCTTGGTAGGTTTGGTCTGGATAGACTTGGCCTTGATACGCTTCGCCCTGGTAAGTTTGACCCTGGTAGCCGCCGTTTTGATAGGTCGGTGCAGCGTAGGGATTGCCAGGTGCTGGAGCGGGTGCAGGTGTGGTTGGAACCGCGGTGCCCGGGGCACTGTAAGTGGAGGGGCCGCCATAGACCGATTGACCATAGGTCGATGCGGCGGGTGCCGATGGTTGGTTTTGGTACGACGGTGGCGCACCATAGGCCGACGGTGGTGGATATGCGGTTTGGGCGGCACTTTGTGACGATGAAACGAAACCGGATGACAACGCGAGCAATGCCGATGCCGTGACGCGAGTCCACAGCGAGCGATTGATGTCGTCGAGCCAGCGCGATGCCGTGTGATGCTTCGGATTCGACGAAGCATCCGGTTCAGAAGATTGGGTCACAGCACGCATCCATGACTTGAAGCGAAACTTGAGCGGGAGTGAGTTCAATGTGGCCTTGAAGTTCATCTTTGCGATCCCTCCAACGGCTTCACGATGATGTCTGGTGGTTCAGCGATCGTTGGGTTGGTTTCCAACAGATTGCTTCGTTCGATGCGGTTGCGACCGGTTTCTAGGTCACGCCGGTCGATGTAGTCGCCTTCTCGCATCTCGATCAGGTTCAACATGGTGGACTCTCGCATCAGGTGAGGTTCGCCATCGATCTCCACTCGAATGCTATTCACTTTCCAGCGATCGCCCTCGGTGATCTCGTAAACCAAGTCAACGATGCCGTTCTCATCACGCATGATCGTTTTTGGGTTGACCTCGGCGTAGATGAATCCGAGTTCGCCGTACCCATAGACGATTTCGCCGATGTCTTTCCGCATCTTCGTTCCGCTGAAGGTGTCGTTTGCTTTCAGTTCGAGACGTTTGCGAAGCGATTCTTCGGTGACGTATTCGTTGCCGACGATTTGGACATCACCCACTTTGAAACGTGGGCCTTCGTGGACGACAAACACGATGGTCAGCCATTTGCCGGTTTCGTCATATTCGATCCGGCGTCCGACCGTCGCGGTGAGGAAGCCAAGGTTGTGATAGTACGATGCCAACACGTTGACGTCGGCGTCAATCTTCTTCATGTCCGCGACATTGTTGATGTAGCTCATGATGCCCATCATCGGACCGCGGCTTTGGATGACTTTTTTTAGACGCGATTCGCTGACGATCGAGGCTCCCTCGATTTGAATGTCTTCGATGCGTTCTTTGGGGCCTTCGTTGATTCGGAAGACGACGGCGTTGGTGTCACTGGGAAGTCCAATGCCAGCTTCAATCGCAGCTTGGTTGAAGCCTTCTTCGTGGTAGTAGTCGAGCAATCGACGCTTGCCGGTTTCGATCGCGAATTCGCTGAGTGGGTCGCCTTCGGTGATTCCCGAACGCCCCGATAGTTCACGGTCATTCATTCGGTAGTTGCCGTGATAGATCACCTTCGACACCATCGCTCGTTCGCGAACATAGAACGTGACCAGCACACTCTTCTGCGGTGCGTTGCTGGACCCATTGGCTCTGGTGACACGTTCTTCGGTTTCGAAGGTGACGTGATCGAAAGATCCCATGTCGTTCAGGCGACTGACGTCCGACAAGACAGTTTCTTCGCTGTAGAAACGACCTTTGCGGGTTTGCAGTTCCGCCAGGATATCGGTGGTGCTGATGACCTGATTGCCGACCAGTCGGACTTCGGCGACGACCGCATCTCCATCTTCGCGACGAAGGGCCATGCCGTCCCGGTTGTGAATATGGTCGCGAAATTTTGGTTTGGTTGCGGCTGCAGGTGCTTGGGCCTGGCCTCCGCCCATACCACTACCGCCACCGCCGAATTGAGCGAGGAGAGTGGTTGGTGAGCAGGCAATTGCCAGACAGCAAACAAAACACGCCAGAAAGCGGTGTTTTGAAAGGTCGCAGTGGTAGAGTCGAGACGGCATGAGCAGCCATATCCGTGGCACGAGAATTGAGGTCTTCCCGTCTCTACCAATGCTCACGCGGGTGCCACAAGGCGAATACGTCCCCACCCACAAACTTCAATCAACTTTGCAAAATGGTTCGATTTGCCGAGAAAGATCAATTTGGCAAACGGCTGTCATTCTGCCGCTTCGAACATCGACCTGGGGTGAAGAGCACGGCCGTGAAACACCTCTGTTTCCCACTCGCGATCAGTTGTGAAAACGCCTCTGGTGAAAGTCGCTTGAGGAGGACCTCAGGGTGCACCGTGTTCGATCAACTTCTGCTGAAGCGACTCAAAGAAACTGCGATCTTTGGCGTATTGGTCCGGATCAATTTGGTATTTGAAATAGTCCAAGTAGTTGATCCAGCGTTTGGTTTCGTCGACGTAGGAGTACTCGGGGTC of the Rhodopirellula baltica SH 1 genome contains:
- the tsaB gene encoding tRNA (adenosine(37)-N6)-threonylcarbamoyltransferase complex dimerization subunit type 1 TsaB produces the protein MHSKAESDDQRPITGLALEVIGREGSVAFIRDGEVVQSADLPSDVRATASLTPALESLLISMNSAATGSSTGQAESPLPTQTSHPEFIAVADGPGSFTGLRIAAATAKTLAYAWGIPVVTLDSLSVLAAAVLPTGAAETEASGDDLPGVGQRMMVGLDAYRGQMFVGTFVATEAGWQSDKEIELLDRDDWLETLESASPGTWLTGDAIKPGLPTAQLRVVGRKQTLASALAKLAHQEYLVGQTTDPMEVLPKYFRPSAAEEKAASSK
- a CDS encoding BamA/OMP85 family outer membrane protein, translated to MNFKATLNSLPLKFRFKSWMRAVTQSSEPDASSNPKHHTASRWLDDINRSLWTRVTASALLALSSGFVSSSQSAAQTAYPPPSAYGAPPSYQNQPSAPAASTYGQSVYGGPSTYSAPGTAVPTTPAPAPAPGNPYAAPTYQNGGYQGQTYQGEAYQGQVYPDQTYQGDVYQGGALPGPLQGSFPSSPNLAPPVVNQPTVREADLIIQGYPARTGRLMFGGAVNSDAGVTGQITVDERNFDISRWPRSFGDLFSGTAFRGAGQTFRLEAAPGSDYQRYTAQFADPNLLGYLPISMSLSGFLYDRNFDDWDENRLGGRISFGYRVTPDLSVSLGVSGQNVEITDPRVNTVPELNDVLGDNGLYSGMASLIHDTRNSPLQPSRGHYFELSFEQTFGDYEYSTFEAEYRKYLLLRERADGSGKQTLSYSVQLGFSGDETPIFENYFAGGYATIRGFDFRGASPVINGVEVGGQFQWLNSVEYMFPLTADDAFRGVAFVDFGTVEQDIEINSDNFRVAPGFGLRVAIPMLGPAPLAFDFAFPVLKADTDDERMFSFYMSAIR
- a CDS encoding BamA/OMP85 family outer membrane protein, which codes for MPSRLYHCDLSKHRFLACFVCCLAIACSPTTLLAQFGGGGSGMGGGQAQAPAAATKPKFRDHIHNRDGMALRREDGDAVVAEVRLVGNQVISTTDILAELQTRKGRFYSEETVLSDVSRLNDMGSFDHVTFETEERVTRANGSSNAPQKSVLVTFYVRERAMVSKVIYHGNYRMNDRELSGRSGITEGDPLSEFAIETGKRRLLDYYHEEGFNQAAIEAGIGLPSDTNAVVFRINEGPKERIEDIQIEGASIVSESRLKKVIQSRGPMMGIMSYINNVADMKKIDADVNVLASYYHNLGFLTATVGRRIEYDETGKWLTIVFVVHEGPRFKVGDVQIVGNEYVTEESLRKRLELKANDTFSGTKMRKDIGEIVYGYGELGFIYAEVNPKTIMRDENGIVDLVYEITEGDRWKVNSIRVEIDGEPHLMRESTMLNLIEMREGDYIDRRDLETGRNRIERSNLLETNPTIAEPPDIIVKPLEGSQR